DNA sequence from the Nicotiana tomentosiformis chromosome 3, ASM39032v3, whole genome shotgun sequence genome:
tataaaattaaaaagtagtgaGCCCACTTGTTCTTATGTGAAATTTTCCCTTTtattttttcccttagaccgattttgtcccaaatgggtttttcggcaaggtttttaatgaggcaaccattgatcgtgttAACTTAGAACagttcaacagtatctgaggccttacccctaccttgtgagaacagcaagatttaccactagcaagaaataatttttctctcaaatatatacaaataccaatcttttttttcaaagttctgattttcttttcaattccctacaagtggCTCTCACAATTTTCTCAaccagtgcacctttctcctttgaTGAGGTTTCTATGCATCAAAGTATGCTCTTTTCTGATAGTCTTAAGGTACCTCCTCTCTTCCTCTGCTGAAAATTGGTATTTTTCTTTTAATAGGATCTTGGAAATATGGAAGCTAATGCCTCTTGGTCGAGATAGCGGTAGAAATGACTACCTTTAGTTTTCATCCCTAGCATTTGATTCCAATGTTTACGAATTTGGAAGTTGCATATGGAATTTTCTTCTGCCCAATGTTTAAGAATTTGGAAGTTGACTTGGCGTTTAAAAATTTTGCTATAGATCTTGCATTTTGTTTCTTCAGGATTTAAAGAATCTGAAAAAATAACTTTACTCAGCAGCTGAATATTTTGAATTGTCTTATTCTAATGACGAGCAAAAAGAAGTGTGAGTTATCTGTCGACTTGCTGGAAAGCtcaattttatttttcatattttttttcgtATTGCCTCCGACATATTTCTCTTCATACAGTGTTGTAAATACATTGAAAGATTATGCCATTAAAGCCCTTGTGAACACTGTGGATCATTTGGGCTCTGTGACATATAAGGTCAGTGATCTCTTGGATGAAAAAGTTGATGAAGTATCTGGAACAGAGCTGTGTCTATCTTGCATTGAGCAGGTAATAATCTCCTATTGTTTTCGGATATCAAAACTTTATGAATACCTTCGTTAAAAGAATTCTGATAGGATAAACCATGGTGCTCTGCACAAAAAAGTGGCTACTATGTAACAGCATATGAGTGACTAATCCTCTTTCTAATGTCATATATTCAACTGTTTTTTGAAAAATACCTTTATGCCTTTAGTTATGTTCTTGTTCGCTCTTCTCTCCTCCTCCCTGCACAAACATATAAAGATCTTATAACAACAATACTTTTTATAAATAGGTTAATTGAATGGACTCCATAATCGAAGTCAAGATACTTACCGAGTTTCATTTGGTTGAAGAAATGTTGTTCATTGATAATCTTTTAAAGACTGCAAGATGCTAACACCCTTTGAAGAGCCAATGCTTGGACATATCAAATGCTTGGCAGTTGGCGGTGTgcaattttcttatatttttctgTCCGAAGAATTCTGTGTCTAGTTAATATTTTGTAGCTGAAGTGAATGCAAAAACACACACTTTCATCAAGAAGATTATACACAAAACCAAATAGGGAAGCTAGCTATGAGTCTTTTACAATAACAAGTATAAAAGTTAAATCGTTTTTACTTCCCTTTAGTTCTATTTTTTTCAAGGAATGTGAATAGTAAATAATAGGAAAAGAAGATAAGCGTGAATACGCAAATACTAgggaaagaaaaaggtaaaagaTATGAAAGTTTTTGTAGAATTAAAATATCTATAAAATATTAGTTAATATGTTCGCTTTATTTGGAACAATAAAGATGAATGAGCGTAAATTGAAGCATAAAAATATCggcaaaatacatagtttacccaTCATCGACCTTGCATCTAATCTCTATTAGACACTTGTTGACTACGTGTTTAATATTACACATCAAACCTTTAAAAAGTATGTAAATGATACAATACTTTTGACCAGTGTCTTGGACATGTGAAATGCCTACAATGTGAtgcgtaaaaaaaaaaaaaatttgcctCACTTGACAAAGATCAACGGCTACTTTTGGATTTGGGCCCATTTTTTAATTCTTTCTTAAATTAAAGGAGTTAACCCTAATGaccacttcttcttcttctccctaTATTAAAAGCTATTTTGGAACCATTTTTAGAGAGAAAAAACCCAACCCCCATTTTAAGTTCTTTTATCTAATATTTTCAAGCTCGTTATATTCGTTAAAATCTTTGGACATGACTAGTTGCTTCGATTCCACTCATGTCATCTTATAACTTCGCTCCTCGACCGCTTTATCTTTCTAGTGATCTAGTGATGCGGGAAGGGAATGCCAGGGGAACAAAAAGGCGTGAGGAAGATTCTGCAACAAAATCAATTGAAAAGACAGAGAAGTCTAGTAAGCCTATCAATTCAAGCAAGTCCGACTAGTTTAGGCGCCGCCTTTCAGGCTTCTAAAAGCGGGTGATTTTAAGTCCAGAGAAATTAAAGTGCAATCCATAAGATAAAATAATTATTCTTCTGTCAATACTCGTATTAGGGTTCATAATGAATGGAGAATTCGGGTCCTTTTTGTCTATGTGGAGATGCAGCTGAACTAGTAATTTCATGGAGCATCGACAACCCTGGTCATTGATTTTACGTCTGTAAAAATTATGAGATAAGCTTAGATTGTTATAATCGttatttcaaaattttataagcttcattttaatttatttttggatttgcaGAAAGATAATAAAGCTTGGTGTAAGTATTTCACATAGTTTGATCCCCCGACTCATGAACACTTGAAACTAGTGATTTTGGGTCTGCTTAGGAAGAAGAGGTAGTTTGAAGCGCATTTGCAGGAATCTGGAAAACAGAGGAATTGGATGAGACTTTTTTCTGATTTTAGGATTAGTCATCGTTAAGGCCATGGTATTTGGTAGTTTTGAGCACTGCTATATAGTATAATGATAATCCCCTATTTTCGGTGTTCATGTATTTGGTTGATTGAAGTTATTGATGTTCTATGGGGGTTATCCCCTATTTTATTATAGTTATATTCAAGCTTTGTTATTATTAATATCGATTCAAGCTTCTCTTGTGTTACTTTTCTATTTAGCTTTGTTAACCAAACATGGGTAATGCAGCTTTTGTATAAAGACCGGCACACAATAATCAAATAAAACTTAAATATACTTCATTCCACAAAATAGGTGTTCATTGGTAGACATCAAAATGGATTAGCAAGTACTTAACAGAACATAACACTTGGTTGTCCTTGGCAACACTTAACAAAATATAATACTTTATTGTCCATAGCAATACTTAACAAAACATAGAACTTAAACTACAaccaaaagtcttcatttcttTTTCTGCTTCTTCGTTGGTTGAGATGATGAATTAGCTTGACTAAGATCGTATTGTGATGCTGCATCTATTTGAAGTTGTCCTGTGCTTATGACTTTTTTGCCCATCCATCTCATACCGGCACTTCTTGGTTGGTAATCACATTCCTCCCATGAAGCTGTAGACCTCTTAGTTTCGGTGCTAATGGCCCTTGAATTTTGTCCTCCACTCTGCCAAAATACAGCATATTTAGTTACAATATTACATTCAATAGAACGAAGACACACTAAATTATAGCTTTAGTTTCACTTACAGTAAAAGAAGTGAACCCACTACTGGCTTGAAAGAACCCAATTATATTGTCTCTACCTCTTCCAGCCCTTTACCTCTTGCAAAAACTCCCCTACCTCTTGCAGATTGTGAACTAGATATTGTAGTAGTACtagttcctcttcctcttcctcttcctcttcctcttcctcttcctcttcctctaccCCGTCGAGAAGCAGATGAAGAAGTACCAGTTGGTACAGTATTTCCAGCTGCATATATTTTCTTGGGGCATCCCCTCTTGTTGTATCCACACACACCACAGTTTGAACAAGTCATCTCCGTACATCTCCTTGAAAGCTTCCCATATTTTGGATATTtagtttcttctctttttctattttttttttgtctcCTAGGCATATTTCTAATAGGGAAGGTTTAATAGGGGGTGGCCTGCAGATGGCCACTATTTTATACAAGGCACTGGCTGATAAATGTTGAATAAACCTTCAAATAATTGGACTTATGATACCAATGTGCGATGTGGTGAATAGGTTCCATGTTCTTCAAATGCATGCTAGTAATTGCATGACAACATGGGATACCTTTAGACTACCAAAATTTGCAACTACAGGTCATAGTCACTAAGGATGCCATATGCTTGTACTTGGGATCTTCAATCTCATAGCCTGTTTCACCATTCCATATTGGAGTACACTTCATAGACTTTGCCAAATTATCCTGGTACACCTTCATTGCAATTAGGGAGATATCACATATCCAAGTCTCACAGAACTTCCTCATCTTACTTATCCTAATCATCAGCTTAATTCTAATTTTCTCAAATATTGTGATCAGTGTCTTGTGTCTCTCAGTCAGTATCCATGAATTGAAAGTCTCACACATGTTGTTGTCAATTATATCACACTTTCTATCACAATTAAAATAAGCTCTGCACCAGGTTTCTTTTCTGTGGTGGAGTAATCTTTCACATATATCATTCCCAAGCTTGCTGTCTAGCATAACAAGTTGGCCATTCAATTCTGCAACACTAGGAGCTCTTGCACATCTCCAGAAAGTATTTCTCCTCTCCAAGTCTCTCAACTCTTTTGACCAGTTTGTCAGGATGTGTCTAACATACATCATGTGTTCACACTCAGGCAATAAATCCCTGACAACATTAATTAAACCCTGAAGGATTAAAAAAATAGTTAAAAGTAGTGAAGGAAATAATTGAGCATAAAAAGTAAGGAAAATATTACCTTCTGCATATCAAACTTAATTGTAAGGTTTTTGTTATCTTCTAAGCTCAGATCTTCACTCAAACACTTCAGAAACCAAGTCCATGTGAAGGTGTTCTCCACCTCTACAACTGCTATACAGTTGGAAAAATCTAATCATTTTCATCTTTGGAGACAGCTACAAGAAGTTGTCCCTTGCAAACTCTTTTCAAGAAACATCCATGAAGGCCAATAATTCTTCTGCAGCTTTCAAGCCAACCCCTTTTCATGGCATCTAAACAAATATAGATTTTAGAAAATACCAGTTTTCTATCACCTTGATATTCTGCTTTTACCACACATTTACTCCCAAGATTGGTCTGCAAAATCATATCTCTATAGTTATAAAGTCTTTTGAACTCTTCATGCACATCACCAATAATTTCTTTCAGTATCTTAGCTCTAGCCCTATGGGCAGTTAATCTCCCTACATAGAGGTCTAGTTCTTGCTTTATTAATTTTATCAACTCCCAAACTTTCATACCTGGTTGTGATATAATTTTGCTCTCATAATGAatctgtaccgggctccagaaccagaaTATGGACTCGgcactaacaatgtcaaacaccaatcaattcttaaaaacaattaaattttcatacttttaattttcatcaaaaattcataacttgagctagggacctccgaattcgattttgggcatacgcccaggtcccataattcgacacgggcccaccgggaccgtcaaaatatggatccgagcccgtttaccaaaaatattgaccgaagtcaactaaaattaacttttaaggcataaattcttattttcatcaactttcaacataaaagctttccgaaaatatgcccggactgtgcatgcaaatcgaggagggtaaaaatgagatttttaaggcttaagagcgtagattcgagttctaaaatataagatgaccttttgggtcatcatattctccacctttaaaaaagtcgttcgtcctcgaacagacatagaaaagtacctgggatggtgaaaaggtagggatatctactctgcatatcaaACTCGGACTCCCGAGTAGTTGcttcaataggctgacctctctattgcactcgaactgaagggtaactctttgatctcaactggcgaacttgctgggctaaaatagccactggctcctcctcgtaagtcaaatccttgtccaactggacagggctgaaatctaacacatggaacggatcgccgtgatactttcgaagcatggagacatggaataccggatgaacaactgctaaactaggtggcaacgcaagcctgtaagctacctctcccactctctccagaatctcaaaaggtccgatatacctaggg
Encoded proteins:
- the LOC138908134 gene encoding uncharacterized protein, translating into MKVWELIKLIKQELDLYVGRLTAHRARAKILKEIIGDVHEEFKRLYNYRDMILQTNLGSKCVVKAEYQDFSNCIAVVEVENTFTWTWFLKCLSEDLSLEDNKNLTIKFDMQKGLINVVRDLLPECEHMMYVRHILTNWSKELRDLERRNTFWRCARAPSVAELNGQLVMLDSKLGNDICERLLHHRKETWCRAYFNCDRKCDIIDNNMCETFNSWILTERHKTLITIFEKIRIKLMIRISKMRKFCETWICDISLIAMKVYQDNLAKSMKCTPIWNGETGYEIEDPKYKHMASLVTMTCSCKFW